Below is a window of Chryseobacterium arthrosphaerae DNA.
ATGGCCAGGTAATTTCCAAACGTTCCCAGAAAACCGAAGAAACTGTAATTCATAAATTCCTTCCAGAAATTATTCTTTTTGAAATAATCCGTACTGAAATCAAAATGAATCTTCTCAAGCTTATTGGTGTAATAAATATAACCGAAAAGCATTAACGCAAATACGCCGAAGAAAAACGCCAGTGCAATATTCTGAGACAGGGAAAAATAAAAGAACAGGCAAAAAGCACCAAGATTGGCTATTTTAGGAAAAAGATTGTCAAAAATATTAGAGACAACGATTCTTTTATAATTGGAAGTGTATTTGTTGAAAATAGCACAGAGTGACAGTATCAAAATTAAAGGCAGGATAATTTCTTTAATTTTCCAGGCTTCCGAATGAATGAACTTCGGATAAAAATACGGAAGAATAAAGAATACCGTGGTGAATATGAGAAAGTTGATCAAGATCGTAATCAGCGAAAGCGAAAGCATATTCTGATTTTTACCGTCTTTCTGCAGGGAGTTAAAAAACTTTACATTCGCATATGAGATTCCGAATACCACAAAAGGAACAAGCATTTCAGCAGTCTGCATACTGTAGCGAAGCTTTCCATAAAATTCAAAATCATTCGGAAAAATGAATATTGCGGAAACCGTGCCCAGCAAAAAACCAATATAACCGATAATGGAATATTTGAAGCCTTGTCTCGCTACTACACTCATAAAGTTGTTTTAAATGTTTTTAGGTATAAAAATAATATTGTTGATGTACTGAGTTTTATTTTTTTCGTCGTTTGTATTTTGCAATATAATTTCTTCTGTAAGAGATTCCAGCGTAAAGCTGTTCCGGTTGAGGTACTTGGCGTTATATCCCCAGCTTTCCACTTCGGAAATTTCTGTCCATATAGGTGTTTGGTGGTGTCTCTGTTCCATTTCAACCATTAAGGTAGGGTGGAACTGTCTGATGGTTTCTCTGGCTCCGGAAAGGGTTTTTATTTCATTTCCTTCAACGTCTATTTTGATGAAATCCAGCCTGTTGAAATGTTCGAGGGCAGCCCATTCATCGAGCTTGATCACTTTTACCTGTTCCGTATAGCTTTTTTCTTCTCCTTTTTCTTTGTAAGAAGTATTTAAAGTCCCGCGGGAAGCAATTGTTTTTCCGTTGATTACCGGAACTTTAAATTCCGCCATCATATTTTCGTCAGAAAGGGCAAGAGGAAGAATGCGCATGGAGGGAAACAGTCTTTTCAACCGTCTGTACAGTTTTTTATTGGGTTCAAAACCATAAATATGTTCATGATCCAATTTATCTTCCAGCTGATAGAGGAAGGTTCCTACATTCGCACCAATGTCCAGTATTACAGCATTTTTAGGAAGGTATTCTTTGATCCATACCAGTTCCGGTTCTACATTGCGTTCCGAAAAATTATTTTTATTAAGATTGTTTAAGTTCTTAAAGTATCTTTTTTTGTAGAAATTCGGACTTATATATTGTAGTTTTTCTGCAATTTTTTGGTATAAAGACATCCTGAGCTTTTTGACGAACAGCAAAGATAAACAAAAATGTAAAACTTATCTTAAAAAATGTTAAATATAATTTATTGATTTTCAATAGATAGGCTTTGTGTTGTGTTTTGTAATGAGCTGAACTTTAACCTGTTTTCAATTTGTCACAGAGACGCTTTGTAGAATAGGATGAATATTGAGTTGAAACTCAGTGCCTATGAAGGGGACTCCGGAAGGCTGATCATGAGCCGATCATTCTGATGCTTTTAAAAAAATATCAATATATTGAAAAAAACAGAAAAGCTTTTAAATGAAATACATCATTATTCCCCTGCTCAGTAATTGAACAGGGAATTGCAGTGTCCGGATTTCTTTTAACAAATTCCTGTTTTCGAATGTAATTTTAAGGTTTACTGAAACGGCGTATTCAAAAAATCATTGAAAGGTTTCATCAGTTTAAAAATCTTTGTCATATTCTTCGCTGCATTTTTATCCAGAACCTCTTCATCTTTCAGGGAATAGACTACAATAAAGTTTTTAAGCTTTAAATATTCCGCCATTGGATCTTCTTTTTCAAATCCCTGGGGTACTTTTTTGAGTTTATCATCCTGGTCAAGCTCTGGAAAATGCTTCTTGAAATCTTTGTTGTTGATTATTTTAAGAAAGTCATCTCCATACAAAGAGATTTCTTTACGTACATCTTTCAAAACAGAAGATTCAGGCATATAGATTCCGCCGGCAAGAAAAGATTTTCCGGGTTCCATATGAAGATAATAACCTCCTTTCTGACTGCCTTTTCCCATTCCCAAAGAAGCTCCGAAGTTGGTTTTATAAGGCGATTTATCTTTTGAGAATCTTGTATCACGATAAATTCTGAATAAAGATTTTTTACCGTCTATTTTACCAAGTTCTTCATCAAAACCGGACATCTCCCTGATCAGTTCATCCAGAAATGAAATCACATTCTGCTGTGATTCCGTATAAAGATCTTTATTTTCATTGAACCATTCACGGTTATTGTTTTTATTTAATTTTTTCAAAAAATCAAAGGTTTTGGAAGAAATACTTGCAGACATATTGTGTTAAGTGTTTTTATTATTGTTAAGTGAGATATAAACCGGTTTTCCGATTCCGTAAATTCCGGATCACATCACTCAAATGTACAAAAACTATTGAGTATGGAACAATATTTCAGTGAAGGGAAATAAGAATATCAAAAAGAGAAATTGGCTTTTCGGGGTTTTATTTTTGAAAATTCATAAATAATACAGAAAAAATTAATCCAATTTAATAAAAAAAAACAATGTTTAACAAGTCTTTAACCTATGGCTTGTTTTTTTAGATTTAATTTTCTAAAAATTAAAAATATATTAAAAAATTCTGAATTTAAGTTTGTATATTTAAAACTTTGTTCAAAAACAAATCAAATATTTATTGTATCTTTGCAAAAATTTTAAAATAGTTAATGAATTTATTTACGGAAACCAATTTAAGTCCTGATATCCTTAAGGCAATTGGCGAACTGGGTTACGAAAGCCCAACAGAAATCCAAAAACAGACTATCCCTTTTATTCTTTCAGATATTCGCGACTTGATCGCACTTGCGCAGACAGGGACAGGCAAAACAGCAGCGTTTTCGCTTCCGATTTTGGATATGATTGACGATACGAGTCGCAAAATCCAATTATTGGTGCTTTGTCCGACACGGGAATTATGTCTTCAGATTTCGAAGGACATAAAGAATTACTCTAAGTACATGAAAGACATCAAAACTACTGCGGTTTATGGTGGAAGTAGTATTGTAGAGCAGATGAGATCTTTGAAGGATAAACCGCAAATCATTGTGGGAACTCCGGGAAGAGTAATTGATCTTATCAACAGAAAAGCATTAGACTTTTCTGCCATTCATTGGTTGGTATTAGACGAAGCTGATGAAATGCTTTCTATGGGTTTCAAAGATGAATTGGAAACCATTCTGAGCGAAACTCCGGAAACAAAACAGACTTTCTTATTCTCTGCAACGATGAATAAAGAAGTGGAAAGAATTTCCAAAAATTACCTTACAAAACCACACCGTATTTCTGTAGGTTCTATCAACGAAGTGAAGAAGAACATTACCCACGAATACTATGTAGTAGGGTACCGTCAGAAAAAAGAAGCATTGAAAAGACTGATCGATGCAAACCCTAACCAGTATTCCATTATCTTCTGCAGAACGAGAATGGAAACTCAGGAGGTTGCCGATTTCTTGATGCAGAACGGATATGCAGCTGATGCTCTTCACGGTGATCTTTCTCAGGCGCAGAGAGATACGGTAATGAAGAAATTCAGATTGAAGAACATCGATATTCTTGTAGCGACAGACGTGGCAGCAAGAGGATTGGATGTAAACTCACTGACGCACGTTATTCACTTCTCTTTACCGGATGATCCTGAAGTATTCGTTCACAGAAGCGGAAGAACAGGTAGAGCCGGAAAAGACGGTATTTCTATGGCTTTAATCAAGCCAGAAGAAAGCAGAAAACTGAAACAGATCAAATCTGCAACAAAAATTGAAATCCACGAAAGATTTATTCCTACAGGTGATGATATTATCAAAGCTCAGGTAGGAGGTGTATTCGAAAAATTATTGACGGAGCACGAAGATCTTTTCGAATTTGATGATAGCTTAATCCCGGATCTTAGCAACTTTACCAAAGAAGAACTGGTACACCAGTTACTGCAGTTCCAGCTGAAAGACCTTGCTTTATATTACAAAGACAAGCATGATCTTGCTGAGCAGAAATTAAGCAGCAGGGATGACGATTACTCAAGAAGAGACCGTGGGCGTGACAGAGACAGAGATAGAGGTCGTGACAGGGATCGTGGAAGAGACAGGGACCGTGGTGGAAAACCAAGAAGAAAAGATGAGAATATGGTAAGATTCTTCTTCAATCTTGGTAAAAAAGACCATCTGAAGAAACTTGATGTTCTGGATATTATCAATAAAGCTACTTCTGGCGGAAAAAGCAAGAAAAGAGCTGAAATAGGAGATATTGAGATCTTGGAGAAATTCTCTTTCTTCGAAGTTGAAAAATCGTTCAAAGACAATGTCCTGAGCAATATTCAATCGATGAAATTCAAAGGAAAAGATATGAGAGCTGAAGTAGCGAATTAATATCTTTCCATACCATACAAACCGGCAGTAATGCCGGTTTTTTTATTTGATAATCAGCTGTTAAGCTAATGTTAACAAAACTTAATGTTATATAGTTTCACGTACAATCCTTTTTTAAGAAATTTGCACACGAATTATAAATACTAAAAAATGGGAATTGGTAATATTTTCCACGCTTTTCAACCAAAAGATAAAATCTTCTTTGTACTTTTTGAAAAAGTAACTGAAAATCTAGTTGCAATGTCAGAAGAATTCAACGCAGGAATCAAGGATTTCGATCTTAACGACGATTCAATGTTGAAAAAAATGAGTGATTTTGAACACAAAAATGATGAACTTACTCACGAAATCTTCGTAGAGCTTGGAAAAAACTTCATTACACCTTTCGATCGTGAAGATATTCACACCCTAGCAACAGGATTAGATGATATCGCCGATTATATCTACGCTTCTACAAAATATATTTTCCTATACAAATCACCGGAGATGAAGGCGTACTCAGACTTCTCTTTACTGATCCACAAAGCATGTCTTGAGATTCAGAATGCCATGAAGAACCTTAAAGGTTTCAAAAACATGGAGCAGGTGAAAGAAGCTTGTATCAAGGTAAACTCTATTGAAAATATTGCAGACGACTTACTGTCCAACTCAATGGTAGAATTATTTGAAACAAATGATGCCATCAATATCATTAAGGTTTCATCTGTATTGAACTATCTTGAAATAGTAACAGACAAAGCAGAAGATGTTGCCAACACGATTGAGAACATCATGATTAAATACGCCTAATACATAGCAAAAATGGAATTTCCGATTTTACTTATAGTTATTATTGCGTTGGCCCTGATCTTCGATTATATCAATGGTTTCCATGATGCTGCCAATTCAATTGCAACTATAGTTTCGACAAAAGTTTTAACTCCATTCCAGGCTGTACTTTGGGCGGCGCTCTGGAACTTCGCAGCCTTCTTCATCGCTGCGTATATTATTGGAGAATTCAAAATTGGTAATACAATTGCCAAAACGGTAAACGAGAATTTTATCACCCTTGAAGTTATATTTTCCGGTCTTGTGGCCGCTATCGCCTGGAACCTGCTTACATGGTGGTTCGGGATTCCTTCCTCATCATCGCATACACTGATCGGAGGTTTCTTGGGGGCAGCTCTTATGCACGCTTTCATGATGGATTATCATGATGTGGCAGCAGCACAGCCCGCTCTTGGGACATGGGGAACCATTAAGGAAGCTTTCAGCCAGGTAACCCACCAGAGCGTTGTAAAGTTTGATAAAGTAATTCCTATTTTCCTGTTCATTTTCATGGCACCGGTCATAGGGATGATCATCTCGATTATCATTACGTTAATTATTGTTCACCTTTATAAAAAATCAAATCCTCACAAGGCAGATCAGTCTTTCAAAAGGCTGCAGCTTGCTTCTTCAGCTTTGTTCAGTTTAGGACACGGGCTTAATGATGCACAGAAGGTAATGGGGATCATTGGAGCTGCATTGATCTACTATCATGTGGAAATGCTTCATGATCCTGTATATCTGAATATTCCTGCAGCAGGACGTTTTGATTATTTTGCAGAACATTATCTTTGGGTTCCTCTGGTTTCGTTCCTTGCGATCGGTTTAGGTACGATGAGTGGTGGTTGGAAGATCATCAAAACAATGGGTACCAAAATTACGAAAGTGACCTCATTGGAAGGAGTAAGTGCAGAAACTGCAGGTGCTATTACCTTATTCATTACTGACCACTTTGGTATTCCTGTATCTACTACACACACGATCACAGGTTCCATCATCGGGGTAGGGTTAACGAAAAGAATTTCAGCCGTAAGATGGGGAATCACCGTAAGCTTACTTTGGGCTTGGGTTCTGACCATTCCAATCTCTGCGATAGTAGCCGGAATTACCTATCTTGTGGTAACCTTCCTTTTTTAAAATACAAATCATATTTATCATATTAACTTTGTCCGTTTGGGCAAAGTTTTTTGTTTTATAAAGCCTCGAAAAATCGTATTTTTGTTCAAATTATAAGATTTTATGGAATTTTTAGACAGATATCAGCAGATTGTTGCAGACGCCATTACCAAGTATACTTTCAAAGATAAACCTTCGGAGTTGTATGACCCGATGAATTATATCATTTCCCATGGCGGAAAACGTCTTCGCCCTATTATGGTACTGATGGCATGCGATCTGTTTGGAGGAGACCTTAAGCAGGCCATTAAGCCGGCACTGGCTATTGAGTTTTTCCATAATTTCACGCTGATCCATGATGATATTATGGATGAAGCTCCTTTAAGAAGAAACAAACCTACGATACATACGTTACACGGGATCAATGTGGGAATCCTTTCCGGAGACGGGCTGATGCTTAAGGCATATAAATTTTTTGAAGATCTTGAACCTGAAATCTTCAAAGCCTGTATCAGGATTTTTACACACACCGGACTTCTGTTGTGTGAGGGGCAGCAGTATGATATCAATTTTGAAACTCAAAAGGATGTTACTTTTGATGATTATATCAGAATGATTACCTATAAAACGGGAGTTTTAAGCGCCTCTTCGTTTGAGATCGGAGCTTTGATCGCCAGAGCAGACTTTAAAGATGCCAAAGCAATTTTCAATTTTGGAAAACACATCGGAATAGCCTTCCAGATCATGGATGATTATCTTGATGTATTCGGAGATCAGGCACAGTTCGGTAAAAAGCATGCCGGAGACATCTATGAGAATAAAAAAACGGTTCTGTATCTTTTGGCAAGAGAGCACGCCACCGAGGAAGAAAGAAAAGAGCTGGATTACTGGTATTCTAAAAAGACCGATAACGTTGACAAGATCTATGGTGTTGAAAAGATCTTCAGAAGAACAAAGGTGGACGAAAAAGCATTACGTCTGATCGAAAAACACAACGAGATCGGACAAAGCTATCTTCAGAAAATAGACGTTCCTGAAGAAAAGAAAAAACCGTTCATTGAGCTGGCTAATTATTTGTTGAGAAGAGAAAGTTAATAGGTAACAGATGGCAGGCCGCAGGTAACAGCAATTACCTGCAGTCTGTTTCTCTGAAACCTAACCCTTATACAATGAAATTCAGAACCGAAGTTGACATTCCCGCATCAGAAAAGAAAATAGAGATTGAAGATAAAATATTTTCAATAGGCTCCTGTTTTGCCTCTGAGATGACGGATTTACTTGAAAACGGTCAGCTGCAGACCCTCAGTAATCCTTTTGGAACCATCTTTAATCCATTTTCTATCAATAATGCGGTACAAAGACTTCACGATTCGGCATTCTATCAGGAAGAAGAGCTTATTACCTACAATGAGGAATACATCTCTTTAGACCATCATACAAGCTTTGATACCCGGTATATTCATCAGACTTTAGATAAGATCAACAAATCCATTGAAGAAGGAAATGCCTTTCTTCAGGAAGCAGACTGGATTATTATCACCTATGGATCCTCATTCATCTATGAATTTCTTCCGAAGAAAAAGCTGGTGGCCAACTGTCACAAAATTCCGCAGAAGTTTTTTGAGAAAAGATTGCTCTCTCATCAGGAACTTACAGGCTCTATTTATAATACCATCCTTGAGCTTAAAGATATCTGTAAAGAAGGAGTGCAGATCCTGTTCACAGTATCTCCTGTAAGGCATACCAAGGACGGAATGGTAGAGAACCAGCTGAGTAAATCCAAACTGATTACAGCGATTCACGAATCGATTTCAATGTTTGAAGACTGCCACTACCTTCCCGTTTATGAGATTTTAATGGATGACCTTCGGGATTACCGGTTTTATAAAGAAGATATGATTCATCCAAGCACGCAGGCGGTTAATTATATTTTTGACAAATTTGGAAACGCTTATTTCTCCGGCGAAACTCAAAATTTTATCAAAGAAAACTTTAAGATCATCAAAGCTTTGGAGCATAAGACCAGTGATAAAAAAGACCCGAAGTTTATTGAATTCAGAGAAAAGCTTGATCAGAGAATTGAAAACCAGCGCAAAAAGGTAAAGCATAAAATATTTTAAATGATTGATTTTACAAAGATTGACTATTTAAAGCATGGAAATGAAAAACAGAAAAGAGCTTATGAAGTTCTTACCAGATACAGCGTTTTTGAGAAATTAAACCGTTACTCTCCTTTGCTGGCCGGAACAATCCCTATTGAAATTGATATTGAAGGCAGTGATCTGGATATCATTTGTGAAGTGGATCCCACCTTTGAAAATGATTTTCTGAATGAAGTAAAGGAAAGCGGAATAATACCGGCCGGCGCAGAACTGAAGATAGAAAACAGCATCATCAACGGAGAAAAATGTATCATTCTGAACTTTATGCTGGATGAATTTCCCGTTGAAATTTTCGGACAGAATAAACCGGTGAAAGAACAGAATGCTTACAGACATATGATTGCTGAATACAGGATATTGAAAGAGAAAGGAGAAAATTTTAAACAAAAAATTACAGAACTGAAAAAACAGGGCATCAAAACGGAGCCGGCTTTCGGAATATTGCTGGAGCTTGAAAACCCTTATGAAGATCTGTTAAAATGATACGAAAATGATTGATACACATACCCATTTATACGCAGAAGAATTTGATGAAGACAGAAAAGAAGCCATTCAGAGAGCTTTAGATAAGGGAATTAATGAATTTTATCTTCCTGCAATAGACTCCGAATCCCATGAAAAGATGCTGCAACTGGAAGCTGAATATCCGGGACAGATTTTTTCCATGATGGGGCTGCATCCCTGTTATGTAAAACCGGAATCTTGGGAGAAAGAACTGGAGATCGTTAAAAATTACCTTGATCAGAGACATTTTCCGGCAATAGGAGAGATAGGTATTGATCTGTATTGGGATAAAACGACCTTAGATATTCAGGTGAAAGCCTTTGAGCAGCAGATTGACTGGGCGATTGAAAAAGACCTTCCGATCGTTATCCATACAAGAGAAAGCTTCGATGAAACGTTCGAGGTGCTGGAAAGGAAAAAACATCCTAAATTGAGAGGAATCTTCCACTGCTTTTCCGGGAATCTTGAGCAGGCAAAGCATGCTATTGACCTTAATTTCATTTTAGGGATCGGTGGAGTAGTGACCTTTAAAAACGGGAAAATTGATCAGTTTCTGAATGAAATTCCTTTAGATAAAATTGTTTTGGAAACAGACTCCCCTTATCTGGCACCCGTACCGCACAGAGGAAAAAGAAATGAAAGCTCATACCTTGATCTGGTAGCCGGAAAACTGGTAGATATCTATGGTAAAGACTTTTCAGAAATAGACAGGATTACTACCGGAAATGCCCGGAACCTATTTAAAACCGAATAATCCATGAACAGATTGCTGAAGCCTGTAAACAATAACCGGTTAAATGGCAGTTTACTGTTTGCGGTTTATTTTATAGTGAATCTTTTGTTCCTTACAAAGTATGGGATCAGGCAGTCTTTTGTTCCCCTCAGTATTCTGGCCGCAGTTTTCTTTGTGGCCAATGCATTCCTGTTTTCCCTGGAAAAATGGCCTCAGCTTAAGAAAATATGGACTGGAAAACTGGTTTATATCCTTATTGCCTTTATCGGTATTGCCTATATTGGCCTGTGCCACGTCATGAAAGATCCGTACAGAATGAATATAGACAGGTGGCAGACGCTGGAATTTTCATTAGAATACTGGTTTAAAGGAAAGTATATCTATGATACGCCTAATTTTATGGGCAATTTATCCTCTTACCTTCCGGGGCAGTTGGCGCTGTCCGGTATATTTTATTTTTTGGGTAATGTGGGATATCTTCAGGTAGCAGCTTTTCTATTGTTTTCATCTGCTGTTTTGGTTGAATTTAAGAATAACCTGGTCAGGTTTAAAGCCATACTCATGCTGGGAGTATCCCTTGCCTATATCTATGAGGTAGTTTGTAAGAGCGATTTTATTTCATCGTTTATTGTTGTTGCGGCGTTTATACTATTCTGGAGCAGCAGATTCAGGAATGATTACTTTCAGAAACCTGTCTTGTTAGGAATTTGTACAGGACTTCTGTGCCTTACAAGGAGCGTGGTGGCGATTCCCCTGATAATTTTCCTTCTGCAGCCTTTTATAGTCACTTCATGGGAAAAGAAAATAAAGTTTGGGTTAAGTTTTTTATTCATGGTAAGTGTATTACTGGCAACTGTGCTTTTGCCGGCAAAAAGTATTGACCATCTTCTGCAGTACAATCCTTTAACCCTTCAGGGACAAAGCAATAAATTTGTAATGCTGTTCTTCGTGGCTTTGGCAGTCATCGTAGCATTCTACGTTAAAAAAATTGAGACTGTGTTTTACTTTTCAGCCTACATTACCTTTTTAGTTATGCTGTGCTTTGTGGGCGAGCAGTATCTTACCTTAGGCATTTCCTATCAGAATAATTTCTTCTCTACAACTTATCTGGCGGCCTGTTTACCGTTTGCTGTGATCGGATATTGCTTTGCTTTGCGGAATAACCTGAATGAAAACTGAAAACAGACTGAAGATCATATAACAAAAAAAGTTTCCCAATACTGAGAAACTTTTTCTTTTATTTTTTTCTTGTGAAATTCTTGTTCTTAGGTTTTTTATATCCCACAGAAGCGGTAGGAGAGGATGGCTTTTTACGGTTATTATTTGACCTTGAACCATTCCCGTTGGATGCTTTGGGCTTTTCCGGACCTCCTGAAGGAACGGGCTTATTGTTGGAATCCCTTTTCTGTGCTACCAGGTCATCAGTATGGAACGGATGATCTTTGATCACAGGAATTTTCTTCCCGATCAGCTTTTCCGTGTTTTTCAGGTTTAAAAGATCCAGTCCGTCTACAAAAGAGATCGATGTACCTTCAGCCCCCGCTCTTCCCGTTCTTCCGATACGGTGTACATAGGTTTCGGAAACATCAGATAATTCAAAATTGATCACGAATTTCAATTCATCAATATCAATTCCTCTTGCTGCAATATCTGTAGCCACCAGAATCCTTGTTTTTCCTGATTTGAAGTTATTCAGGGCATTCTGTCTTGCATTCTGGGATTTATTACCGTGAATAGCCTCAGCAGAGATATTATCTTTCTGAAGCTTTCTGGCAATTTTATCAGCCCCGTGTTTTGTTCTTGAGAATACCAGTACCGAGTCTGCAATATCATTTTTCAGAATATGGGATAACAGATTCAGTTTATTTTCTCTTTCTACAAAATATACGGATTGTTTGATCGTATCTGCGGTAGAAGAAACCGGTGTCACTTCTACTTTTACAGGATTGTTCAGGATAGAATTGGCCAGCTTCTGGATTTCACCGGGCATTGTTGCCGAGAAAAATAAAGTCTGCCTTTTCTGGGGTAAAAGCTTAATGATTCTTTTCACATCATGTACAAATCCCATATCAAGCATTCTGTCTGCTTCATCCAATACAAAGATCTCAAGGTTCTTCAGGCTGATAATACCCTGGGCAATAAAATCAAGAAGTCTTCCCGGTGTGGCTACCAGAATATCAACCCCTTTTTTCAAAGCGGCTTCCTGGTTTCCCTGTTTTACCCCTCCGAAAATAACAAGTTGTTTCAACGGTAGGTATTTACCGTAAGCATTAATGTTTTCTTCAATCTGGATCGCCAGCTCCCGTGTAGGAGTAAGAATTAATGCTTTAATATGACGGTTTGGAGTTTTATTTTTAGATAAGTTCTGTAAAATGGGGATAGAAAAAGCAGCCGTTTTTCCTGTTCCGGTTTGGGCACAACCTAAAAAGTCTCTGCCTTCTAAGATATCAGGAATAGATCTTTCCTGAATAGGGGTGGGAGTCGTGTATCCCTGTTCCTGGATTGCTTTTGCAATAGGTTCTATTAAGTTTA
It encodes the following:
- a CDS encoding DEAD/DEAH box helicase; amino-acid sequence: MNFTDLNLIEPIAKAIQEQGYTTPTPIQERSIPDILEGRDFLGCAQTGTGKTAAFSIPILQNLSKNKTPNRHIKALILTPTRELAIQIEENINAYGKYLPLKQLVIFGGVKQGNQEAALKKGVDILVATPGRLLDFIAQGIISLKNLEIFVLDEADRMLDMGFVHDVKRIIKLLPQKRQTLFFSATMPGEIQKLANSILNNPVKVEVTPVSSTADTIKQSVYFVERENKLNLLSHILKNDIADSVLVFSRTKHGADKIARKLQKDNISAEAIHGNKSQNARQNALNNFKSGKTRILVATDIAARGIDIDELKFVINFELSDVSETYVHRIGRTGRAGAEGTSISFVDGLDLLNLKNTEKLIGKKIPVIKDHPFHTDDLVAQKRDSNNKPVPSGGPEKPKASNGNGSRSNNNRKKPSSPTASVGYKKPKNKNFTRKK